Sequence from the Thermocoleostomius sinensis A174 genome:
ATACATTTTGCCGATCGCCATGTCGGGTGTGGTGGCAATGGCGATTCAAAATGCCTTGATGAAGGAAGCCAAGGGTGTGTTTAAGAGCTACATTCCTACGACGGTCATGACGGGCAACACCACACAACTGACGCTGGATTTGGTGCAGTTTTTTAGTGCCAAACTATCACCGAATGACCCTGCCTCGAAACAGGAGTCCGCTGAAGCCCAAGAGCGCATGAGTCGGGTTTTTCCAACCATCGCCGGGTTCGCGCTGGGTGGGTTAGGAGCCGCCTACTTTGTCTTGGTTTCAGAAACATGGTGGAGTTTAATCATTCCTTTGATTGTGATTTCCAGCTTGGCGGTTGCGGCCTTTGTGCAACACCGAGCCACAACGGTCACGCAAGACTCAGGTGCAGCAGGGGCTAACCCCCATTAATTGAACTCTTTTATAATTTTGAACCATTCTTACCTGGAGGAAACCTAACCATGAAACGTATAATCGTCGTTTGGTTTACTAGTTTGATCCTACTTCTAAATGTTTTGATCGTGCCAATAGCCCAAGCCCAACCGCTAGCAATCAAGCTTTCATTGCCAGGCTTTTCACAGCTTGAACTGACACCAGAACAAAAGAACATGCTGATGGAACT
This genomic interval carries:
- a CDS encoding YoaK family protein; the encoded protein is MVASSRSSPSFSLSAFLISDGPAGFLLSWVAGFVDTSAFIILFGIFTAHVTGNIALAGSSFVSADEETTITRLLMLPIFMVAVACTSLLARYSRRRNWPVFAVLLTAEAIALGVFLIVGASLSPSLLLDVQEEYILPIAMSGVVAMAIQNALMKEAKGVFKSYIPTTVMTGNTTQLTLDLVQFFSAKLSPNDPASKQESAEAQERMSRVFPTIAGFALGGLGAAYFVLVSETWWSLIIPLIVISSLAVAAFVQHRATTVTQDSGAAGANPH